In Chitinophaga nivalis, a single genomic region encodes these proteins:
- a CDS encoding SusD/RagB family nutrient-binding outer membrane lipoprotein → MKSFKILSFTALLGIALSSCSKKYDAYDVNPNRPAQVPPSLVLGGVLADMNADKPWSNVMRWNQFDCCNYNYYGDQRYDWNGADFNSYFSLLNVQQMEKEATRLGGKTVNPYTALGKFQRAFFYYRLTNLVGDVPMKGALQGRENGQPVYDNQKMIFIQILQWLEEANKQLADVIADPDKSYNAEGQLLKGDFYFNNDLLKWQRVVNTFRLRVLVALSKKTDDADLKVAQQFKDILGNPAKYPLLEGVDGNLQFIYNNINKYPSNPDNLGNDATRYNMSATYLNTLVRLKDPRAFITAEPATQQLNAFHKTPTDITAYVGALSGESLSDMSSKMSNVDTAVYSVRSRSRYYSSYAAEPGVIVGYPEMCFNIAEAINRGWVTGSAEDWYKKGMKASLAFYGLPVNTAGTFAKTYKGVRYDIPFDFEGGYYTQETVKYKGNNTQGLEQILTQKYLAFFENSGWEAFFNWRRTGVPTFSTGSGTGNSGVIPKRFKYPDAEKSTNTVNWTNALKSQYGGSTDDINATMWLLK, encoded by the coding sequence ATGAAATCTTTCAAAATACTTTCTTTCACAGCTTTGTTGGGCATAGCACTCAGTAGTTGCAGCAAAAAGTACGACGCATATGATGTGAATCCCAACAGGCCGGCGCAGGTGCCTCCCAGCCTGGTATTGGGTGGTGTACTGGCAGATATGAATGCAGACAAACCCTGGAGTAATGTGATGCGCTGGAACCAGTTTGATTGTTGTAACTATAACTATTATGGCGACCAGCGTTATGACTGGAACGGGGCTGATTTTAATAGTTACTTCTCCTTGCTGAATGTACAACAGATGGAAAAGGAGGCGACACGCCTGGGTGGTAAAACCGTGAATCCCTATACGGCTTTGGGTAAATTCCAACGTGCTTTCTTTTACTACCGGCTGACGAATCTGGTAGGAGATGTGCCGATGAAAGGCGCCTTGCAGGGAAGAGAAAACGGACAACCGGTGTATGATAACCAGAAAATGATCTTTATACAGATCCTGCAATGGCTGGAAGAGGCCAATAAGCAGCTGGCAGACGTAATCGCTGATCCTGATAAAAGCTACAATGCAGAAGGACAGCTGTTGAAAGGTGACTTTTATTTCAATAATGACCTTTTAAAATGGCAGCGAGTAGTCAATACTTTTCGTTTACGCGTGCTCGTGGCACTCAGTAAGAAAACGGATGATGCTGATCTGAAAGTAGCACAACAGTTTAAAGATATACTCGGTAATCCGGCAAAATATCCGTTGCTGGAAGGGGTAGATGGTAACCTGCAGTTTATCTACAATAATATCAATAAGTATCCTTCCAATCCGGATAACCTGGGTAATGATGCGACGCGTTATAATATGTCGGCTACTTACCTGAATACCCTGGTAAGATTAAAGGATCCACGGGCATTTATTACTGCAGAACCAGCAACACAGCAGCTGAATGCCTTTCATAAAACGCCTACAGATATCACGGCTTATGTGGGCGCATTGTCTGGCGAGAGTTTGAGTGATATGTCTTCGAAGATGTCGAATGTGGATACTGCCGTATATTCTGTACGCAGCCGAAGCCGTTATTACAGCAGCTATGCGGCCGAACCGGGTGTTATCGTCGGGTATCCGGAGATGTGTTTTAATATAGCGGAAGCGATTAATCGTGGCTGGGTAACCGGTAGTGCAGAAGACTGGTACAAAAAGGGGATGAAAGCTTCCCTGGCTTTTTATGGTTTGCCGGTGAATACGGCAGGTACATTTGCCAAAACGTATAAGGGTGTACGTTATGATATACCTTTTGACTTTGAAGGAGGATATTATACCCAGGAAACGGTGAAGTACAAAGGCAATAATACGCAGGGGCTGGAACAGATCCTGACCCAGAAATACCTGGCATTTTTCGAAAACTCCGGTTGGGAAGCATTTTTCAACTGGCGCAGAACAGGGGTGCCTACCTTCAGTACGGGTTCCGGTACGGGTAACAGTGGGGTAATTCCAAAACGGTTTAAATACCCGGATGCGGAGAAATCTACCAATACTGTCAATTGGACCAATGCCCTGAAAAGTCAGTACGGCGGTTCTACCGATGATATTAATGCCACTATGTGGCTGCTGAAGTAG
- a CDS encoding SusC/RagA family TonB-linked outer membrane protein, protein MQSNLLRALTRQLCTSLLLLLSVTFAYAQQIVNGKVISGDDQQPVIGATVKVIGANRGALTDAGGHFSVAAAATDVLQVSFIGYLPVQYPLNGATAVTITLQPDKKALDEIVVTALGIRKEVKRVGYAVQEVKGADLVKAREPNPVNGLVGKVAGLTVGASAELLAAPKVLLRGNNINLYVVDGVPINSDTWNISPDDIESYTVLKGATASALYGSRGLNGAIMITTKKGSKDGRGFTVELNSSTMFEKGFLAIPKVQDEYGPGDHGKYAFGDGKGGGVNDADYDVWGPKFEGQLIPQYDSPVDPATGKHLGTPWIARGKNNLQRFLQTGMLSTNNIAMSSHGDKGDIRISLSHSYQKGLVPNTQLNITNFNISAGYNISPKLRLDAYLNYNRQYTKNFPDVAYGPNSLIYNTLIWAGADWSMDDMRNYWQAGKDGIQSVYAEYQRYHNPWFMTYEWLRGHYKTDINGYAKLNYKISDKWEFLARTQVTGYDMMRNEKMPYSAHPYGREEGKGDYREDKRTLFENNTDVLFSYTNMFPRQIRLHASAGGNVRSFKYNSSFVTTGYLNAPGWYGFGNSRDPLSATSYVADMLVLSAYGYADLDLGKYATLSLTGRVDKASSLPLSNNTYFYPSVALSTVVSDYVKLPELISFLKFRTSYANVKGGLTNATIGATPMASYPIGYGTEYKSSYDGPTFQNSAVYGVSPVYQSQGAAYYTKVIANTDLKPFTSKVYEAGMDIRFLKNRIGVDATYFTTENGPRIYSLSLPPSTGFDSYLVNGVNTRKTGWEISLNGTPLRNLNGLNWNISANWSTYRETFVSIYGDRKLLDAYIGVGDRVDKFYGTKFVRTPDGQIINDAKDGRPIVNPTQQFLGYANPDWVWGINNTFSYKGVSLSFQFDGRVGGNMIDYIQQQTFRGGRNILTTQGAMGEARYQDYKGVKSWQGEGVVISNNVPIEYDNNGNVTNADKMQFAPNTTKSFLQDYISVYYRTNEGNLISKTFAKLREVTLGYTLPATVLKGSFIRAASVSFVGRNLFYFAKNKDVDIDQYPASDDGMSTLQTPTTRRFGFNINLTF, encoded by the coding sequence ATGCAATCCAATCTACTTCGAGCGCTCACAAGGCAGCTATGCACCTCGCTATTGCTGCTACTTTCCGTCACCTTTGCCTATGCACAACAAATAGTGAATGGTAAAGTAATTTCCGGCGATGATCAGCAACCCGTTATCGGCGCTACCGTAAAGGTAATAGGCGCCAACCGCGGCGCACTGACAGATGCCGGCGGTCATTTCTCCGTGGCTGCTGCAGCCACAGATGTACTGCAGGTGAGTTTTATCGGCTACCTGCCCGTACAATATCCTCTCAATGGTGCCACTGCGGTTACCATCACTCTACAACCGGATAAAAAAGCACTGGATGAGATAGTCGTAACGGCACTGGGTATACGTAAAGAAGTAAAAAGAGTAGGTTATGCCGTACAGGAAGTGAAAGGTGCCGACCTGGTGAAAGCCCGCGAACCGAATCCTGTCAATGGATTGGTAGGTAAGGTAGCTGGTCTTACAGTAGGCGCCTCCGCCGAATTACTGGCAGCACCTAAAGTCCTGTTGCGGGGTAATAACATTAACCTGTATGTGGTAGATGGGGTGCCTATTAACTCCGATACCTGGAACATTTCTCCGGATGATATCGAAAGCTATACGGTATTGAAAGGCGCCACCGCATCTGCGTTGTATGGTTCCCGTGGACTGAATGGTGCGATCATGATCACCACTAAAAAAGGTTCTAAAGATGGCCGCGGTTTCACTGTGGAGCTGAACTCCAGCACTATGTTTGAAAAAGGTTTCCTGGCTATCCCGAAAGTGCAGGATGAATACGGCCCCGGCGACCACGGTAAATACGCTTTTGGCGATGGTAAAGGCGGTGGGGTAAATGATGCGGATTATGATGTATGGGGACCTAAGTTCGAAGGCCAGCTGATACCCCAGTACGATAGCCCGGTAGATCCGGCCACCGGTAAACATCTCGGTACACCCTGGATTGCCCGTGGTAAAAACAACTTGCAGCGCTTTCTGCAAACTGGTATGCTGAGTACCAACAACATTGCGATGTCATCGCATGGCGATAAAGGAGATATCCGTATTTCCCTGTCACATTCCTATCAGAAAGGATTGGTACCTAATACTCAGTTGAATATTACCAACTTCAACATCTCCGCAGGGTATAATATATCGCCTAAACTGCGCCTGGATGCCTACCTGAACTATAACCGCCAGTATACCAAAAACTTCCCGGATGTGGCGTATGGTCCCAACAGTCTTATCTATAATACCCTCATCTGGGCCGGTGCCGACTGGAGCATGGATGATATGCGTAATTACTGGCAGGCCGGTAAGGATGGAATACAATCCGTATATGCAGAATACCAGCGTTATCACAACCCCTGGTTCATGACCTATGAGTGGTTGCGTGGTCACTATAAAACAGATATCAACGGATACGCAAAACTGAACTATAAGATCTCTGATAAATGGGAATTCCTGGCCCGTACGCAGGTGACTGGTTACGATATGATGCGTAATGAAAAAATGCCTTATTCCGCCCATCCATATGGTCGGGAAGAAGGAAAGGGTGATTACCGGGAAGATAAACGTACCCTGTTTGAAAACAATACGGACGTATTGTTCTCCTACACCAATATGTTCCCCCGCCAGATCAGGTTACATGCCTCTGCTGGTGGTAACGTCCGCTCTTTTAAATATAATTCCAGCTTTGTGACAACCGGTTACCTGAACGCACCGGGATGGTATGGATTTGGTAACTCCCGTGATCCGTTGTCTGCCACCAGTTATGTAGCAGATATGCTGGTGCTGAGTGCCTATGGTTATGCGGATCTGGATCTGGGAAAATATGCAACCCTATCCCTGACCGGCCGTGTGGATAAGGCTTCCAGCCTGCCGCTGAGCAACAATACCTATTTCTACCCTTCGGTAGCATTGAGTACAGTGGTATCTGACTACGTAAAATTACCGGAACTGATTTCCTTCCTGAAATTCAGAACTTCCTATGCCAATGTAAAAGGTGGGTTAACCAATGCTACTATCGGCGCTACACCAATGGCATCCTATCCGATCGGATATGGCACGGAATATAAATCTTCCTACGATGGTCCTACCTTCCAGAACTCTGCGGTATATGGTGTTTCACCAGTGTATCAAAGCCAGGGAGCTGCATACTATACGAAGGTAATTGCCAATACAGACCTGAAACCATTTACCAGTAAAGTGTATGAAGCCGGTATGGATATCCGCTTCCTGAAAAATCGTATAGGCGTAGACGCTACCTACTTCACTACAGAAAACGGACCGCGTATTTACTCCCTGTCGTTACCTCCGAGCACCGGATTCGACAGCTACCTGGTAAATGGCGTGAATACCCGCAAAACAGGCTGGGAAATATCGCTGAATGGTACGCCATTGCGTAATCTCAACGGATTGAACTGGAACATATCTGCGAACTGGTCTACCTATCGGGAAACATTTGTCAGCATCTATGGCGACAGAAAACTGCTGGATGCCTACATTGGGGTAGGCGACCGCGTAGATAAATTCTATGGTACCAAATTCGTACGCACACCAGACGGACAAATCATTAACGATGCTAAAGATGGTCGTCCGATTGTAAATCCTACCCAGCAATTCCTGGGTTATGCCAACCCTGATTGGGTATGGGGTATCAACAATACTTTCAGCTACAAAGGTGTTAGCCTCAGCTTCCAGTTCGATGGTCGTGTGGGTGGTAACATGATTGATTATATCCAGCAGCAGACCTTCCGTGGTGGCCGTAATATCCTGACCACCCAGGGGGCGATGGGAGAAGCGCGTTACCAGGACTATAAAGGCGTGAAATCCTGGCAGGGCGAAGGTGTCGTGATCAGCAACAATGTGCCGATTGAATATGATAATAACGGTAATGTAACGAATGCAGATAAAATGCAGTTTGCACCGAATACCACCAAAAGCTTCCTGCAGGATTATATCAGCGTGTATTACAGAACCAATGAAGGAAACCTGATCAGTAAAACCTTTGCCAAACTGCGTGAGGTAACACTGGGTTATACCTTACCGGCAACGGTATTAAAAGGTTCGTTTATCAGAGCTGCCAGTGTGTCTTTTGTGGGTAGAAACCTGTTCTATTTTGCGAAGAACAAGGATGTGGATATTGATCAGTATCCGGCATCAGATGATGGAATGTCTACACTACAGACCCCTACCACCCGCAGATTCGGCTTTAACATTAACCTTACTTTCTAA
- a CDS encoding helix-turn-helix domain-containing protein, translating into MTEDIIIQISNKIKEKRKSKGITIQELADKADVSKGLISQIENNRTVPSLLVLINIIKALNLDMNEFFNEIDQQTQGAKVIIKQKAAYQEFEKEPAKGFVYKRVLTKNVKNFPVDIVLLELKKGARRAHSVKTDAYEYKYIIKGKVEYQIDNEKYVLEEGDSLFFDGRLGHKPANIGEENAQILVVYFFLDSEK; encoded by the coding sequence ATGACGGAGGACATCATTATTCAGATTAGCAACAAGATCAAGGAAAAACGGAAATCAAAAGGGATCACGATTCAGGAGCTCGCTGATAAGGCAGACGTAAGCAAGGGCCTGATATCCCAGATAGAAAATAACCGCACCGTACCCTCCCTGCTGGTACTGATCAATATCATCAAAGCGTTGAACCTCGATATGAACGAGTTTTTCAATGAAATTGACCAGCAGACCCAGGGCGCCAAAGTAATCATTAAGCAAAAAGCGGCTTATCAGGAGTTCGAAAAAGAACCAGCCAAAGGATTTGTCTATAAAAGAGTCCTGACCAAAAATGTGAAGAATTTTCCGGTAGATATCGTACTGCTGGAACTGAAAAAAGGCGCCCGTCGTGCACACAGCGTGAAAACAGACGCCTATGAGTACAAATATATCATCAAAGGGAAAGTAGAGTACCAGATCGATAATGAAAAATATGTACTCGAAGAAGGCGATTCCCTGTTCTTCGATGGCCGTTTAGGGCATAAACCCGCCAATATCGGCGAAGAAAATGCGCAGATACTCGTGGTCTATTTCTTCCTCGACAGCGAAAAATAA
- a CDS encoding MarC family protein, with protein MFSIDQILAVTFTLFAVIDIVGSIPILVSLKEKLGHIDAGKATLASGFLMILFFFVGEPFLKLLSVDVHSFAVAGSIVIFVIGLEMILGIEFFKGEQDAKAGSIVPIAFPLVAGSGTLTTIMSLKANFEQNNILTGILLNLLIVYIVLRCLNFIERLLGKAGLMVIRKFFGVILLAIAVKIFKSNINL; from the coding sequence ATGTTCAGTATCGACCAAATTCTGGCTGTTACCTTTACGTTATTTGCGGTAATAGATATCGTAGGCTCCATACCCATCCTGGTTTCCCTGAAGGAGAAGCTGGGCCATATAGATGCCGGTAAAGCTACCTTGGCCTCTGGTTTCCTGATGATCCTTTTCTTTTTTGTAGGCGAACCTTTCCTGAAGCTACTCAGCGTAGACGTACATTCGTTTGCGGTAGCGGGGTCTATTGTTATTTTTGTCATCGGGCTGGAGATGATCCTGGGTATTGAATTTTTCAAGGGAGAACAGGATGCCAAGGCGGGCAGCATCGTTCCGATCGCCTTTCCCCTGGTAGCCGGATCGGGTACCCTGACCACTATTATGTCCCTCAAAGCCAACTTTGAACAGAATAATATCCTCACCGGTATCTTACTGAACCTGCTGATTGTATACATCGTTCTCCGCTGCCTGAATTTCATAGAACGCTTACTGGGCAAGGCCGGACTGATGGTTATACGTAAATTTTTCGGGGTTATCCTGCTGGCTATCGCCGTAAAAATCTTCAAAAGCAATATTAATCTTTAA
- a CDS encoding helix-turn-helix transcriptional regulator, translating into MNNLSELIKLKRKQYGMTQHDLAFKSGLGLRLIREIEQGKTTMRMDKVNQLLALFGMELVPAAKTYHNE; encoded by the coding sequence ATGAACAATCTATCTGAATTAATTAAACTCAAACGTAAGCAGTATGGCATGACACAACATGATCTTGCATTTAAATCAGGTTTGGGATTACGATTGATCAGAGAAATTGAGCAGGGAAAAACAACCATGAGAATGGACAAAGTGAATCAGCTACTCGCACTATTCGGAATGGAACTGGTTCCTGCAGCTAAAACATATCACAATGAGTAA
- a CDS encoding acyl carrier protein, with product MTAIAERLQRLISDHNLGNGNPINEDALLYEDLGLDPLDCIDLIMMMETTLERNIALDGVDDLKTFNALVRFITAQ from the coding sequence ATGACAGCCATTGCAGAACGTTTACAACGACTCATCAGCGATCATAATCTGGGTAATGGGAATCCGATAAATGAAGATGCTCTTTTGTATGAAGACCTGGGCCTGGATCCGCTGGATTGTATAGATCTGATCATGATGATGGAAACCACGTTGGAAAGAAATATAGCGCTGGATGGTGTAGACGATTTAAAGACCTTTAATGCACTGGTGAGATTTATAACAGCGCAATAA
- a CDS encoding helix-turn-helix domain-containing protein has protein sequence MHERANQIKQEFGEKLRKLRKGKKLSMRQLALLADIDHSQIRKIEIGAISPTVPTLYSLAEALGITPCDFFDC, from the coding sequence ATGCATGAAAGGGCCAATCAGATTAAGCAGGAATTTGGTGAAAAGCTGCGCAAGCTTAGAAAAGGCAAGAAGCTAAGTATGCGTCAGCTGGCACTATTGGCAGATATTGATCATTCACAGATCCGCAAGATAGAAATAGGCGCCATAAGCCCTACTGTTCCTACACTTTACTCCCTCGCGGAAGCATTGGGTATTACACCCTGCGATTTTTTTGATTGCTGA
- a CDS encoding Ig-like domain-containing protein, with protein MKMRLYLLKPFVCLLMTCLYVTSKSHGQAIYAGSQSNRVNGNCFSCSVSNPENPVNSNSLDDYSVFVMNGVLSGVSVEQTLIFSGSSTIGCDSLVIGIGSSNSVLHTGLFSGVTVQTYNGTLSNNDAQTVTAGIVQLTHNGTRAAILLKPARRFDRVKLTLSSVQQGQLTGFRLYYARRQSVAPAAPVATPGNAIICTGDTATFTVPAVSGTSISWYAGATGDAPLATGNTFRVKPSKNTTYYVAAISGSCSSVRVPVTVTLLPKPAAPVAGGPSGICIGDSAVLTATGNNIRWYNTATGDGLLYSGSPFVVKPATTTTYYAQVESDGCTSKRTGVTVTVRAKPAVPVTTRSTTICKGDGISITATGLNVTWHDSLTGGSLLYSGKPFRVNPDTATTYYAQVNNNGCSSDRVGVTISVKPKPVVREVSGYLNICNGDSVLLTAVGYNIKWYETRTGGAPLFVGDSLYVGPAYTTSYYAQADSNGCNSIRVEAPVTVYPSPQQPFVVDSIISIFAGDTVLLEAFSNYGNTIQWYETPNGGVPVFTGSPYLVIPDVTTTYYAGVDSGVCSSNHVGIRVVVNERFNTAAKATNKWIQPVGAAVDNESYFFPNPTTGYMQLRTKQETGGSRVLVTDVQGRPVYREVMNNNSLQLPVLLPDGFYFIQVQTKNGKVIRGKVLLTR; from the coding sequence ATGAAAATGCGGTTGTACCTCTTAAAACCATTTGTATGTCTGTTAATGACTTGTTTGTATGTTACTTCAAAGAGCCATGGCCAGGCAATATATGCCGGCAGCCAATCCAACCGGGTAAATGGCAATTGTTTTTCATGTAGTGTCAGTAACCCCGAAAACCCCGTCAATAGTAACAGTCTTGATGACTATTCCGTTTTTGTAATGAATGGCGTCCTGTCGGGCGTGAGTGTAGAACAGACCCTGATTTTTTCCGGTAGCAGTACAATCGGATGTGATTCCCTGGTGATTGGTATTGGTAGCAGCAACAGTGTGCTGCATACCGGTTTATTTAGCGGGGTAACAGTACAAACCTACAATGGTACCCTTTCCAACAACGATGCACAGACGGTAACAGCTGGCATCGTACAGCTAACGCATAATGGTACGCGTGCAGCCATATTGCTGAAGCCCGCCAGGCGTTTCGACCGGGTAAAGCTAACCCTGTCCAGTGTACAACAGGGGCAGTTAACCGGATTCCGGTTGTATTATGCCCGCCGTCAATCAGTGGCACCAGCAGCACCAGTGGCAACTCCCGGCAATGCGATCATCTGCACCGGCGATACGGCCACTTTTACCGTGCCAGCTGTGAGTGGTACCTCGATCAGCTGGTATGCCGGCGCCACCGGCGATGCGCCACTGGCTACCGGTAATACTTTCCGGGTGAAGCCATCCAAAAACACCACCTATTATGTGGCTGCCATCAGTGGCAGTTGCAGCAGCGTACGTGTGCCCGTTACCGTTACACTGTTACCAAAGCCGGCAGCACCGGTAGCAGGTGGCCCTTCGGGTATCTGTATTGGGGACTCTGCCGTGTTGACGGCCACCGGCAACAATATCCGCTGGTATAATACAGCTACCGGTGATGGACTATTGTATTCGGGCAGTCCCTTTGTAGTGAAGCCAGCCACTACTACTACCTATTATGCGCAGGTAGAGAGTGATGGCTGTACCAGTAAGCGTACAGGCGTTACCGTTACTGTAAGAGCCAAGCCTGCCGTACCGGTAACTACCCGCAGTACCACCATCTGTAAAGGCGATGGCATATCTATCACGGCTACGGGTCTGAATGTAACCTGGCATGATTCGCTTACCGGCGGCTCGCTGTTATATAGTGGAAAACCATTCCGGGTAAATCCGGATACGGCCACCACCTACTATGCACAGGTGAATAACAATGGCTGTAGCAGCGATCGGGTAGGGGTGACTATTTCGGTGAAACCAAAACCGGTTGTACGGGAGGTCAGCGGCTACCTGAATATCTGTAACGGCGATTCAGTATTGCTGACCGCAGTGGGATATAACATCAAATGGTATGAAACGAGAACCGGCGGCGCTCCGTTATTTGTAGGCGATAGCTTGTATGTAGGGCCGGCGTATACCACCAGTTATTATGCGCAGGCAGATAGCAATGGCTGTAATAGCATCCGGGTAGAAGCACCTGTAACGGTGTATCCGTCGCCACAACAGCCTTTTGTGGTGGATTCCATTATCTCCATATTTGCGGGCGATACTGTGCTGCTGGAAGCCTTTTCCAACTATGGTAATACCATTCAATGGTATGAGACACCTAATGGTGGCGTACCGGTATTTACCGGCAGTCCGTATCTGGTCATTCCGGATGTGACCACTACCTATTATGCCGGGGTCGACAGTGGGGTTTGCAGCAGCAACCATGTGGGTATCCGGGTGGTGGTGAATGAGCGGTTTAATACAGCTGCCAAAGCCACTAACAAGTGGATACAACCGGTAGGTGCTGCGGTAGATAATGAAAGTTATTTCTTCCCGAATCCGACGACCGGATATATGCAACTACGTACTAAGCAGGAGACTGGTGGTAGCCGGGTTTTAGTCACCGATGTACAAGGGCGGCCGGTTTACCGGGAGGTGATGAATAATAATAGTTTGCAACTGCCGGTATTGTTGCCGGATGGGTTTTATTTTATTCAGGTACAAACGAAGAATGGGAAGGTGATAAGAGGGAAAGTGCTGTTGACCAGGTAA
- a CDS encoding response regulator, producing the protein MATSFIHWQKSKRILALEASAIDRYLLHTIFGRINIAADITSNLPDGLQAAGQHAYHAVFLDWLLADSQVSPLQTICTCKQLAQVPVVVMSCDVYPASRQAALQAGAALYIHKPLTTRLMIDILLTILPL; encoded by the coding sequence ATGGCCACCTCATTTATTCACTGGCAAAAATCCAAACGTATCCTTGCCCTGGAAGCAAGTGCTATTGACCGGTACCTTTTGCATACCATCTTTGGAAGAATCAATATTGCTGCTGATATTACTTCCAACTTGCCTGATGGGCTGCAGGCCGCCGGTCAACACGCCTATCATGCGGTATTCCTGGATTGGCTGCTGGCAGACTCACAGGTATCCCCTCTTCAAACTATCTGTACCTGTAAACAGCTGGCACAGGTACCCGTTGTAGTGATGTCATGCGATGTATACCCGGCATCCCGCCAGGCAGCTCTTCAGGCCGGTGCAGCCCTGTATATACATAAACCACTGACCACCCGGCTGATGATAGACATCCTGTTAACAATACTTCCTTTGTGA